GCTTTAGACATAAAGATTAGAAATATGGATGGACATTCTATGCAAAGTTCTAAGGTTAAATCTCGAGAACAGTGGATGCTAGAGCTACCAGAGGGAAAAGCAAAGTATATGGGTCTGGAAGCTCGAACATTTAGGGCCAAGGAAGGTCCTGACATGTCTAACAGGTAGCAACAGTTCTTGGCCAACGTTGTTTTGGAGTGATACAGTCAGGCTTTTAATTCTCTACATTCTTAAATATCTTACGGATTAACGAgtaaccattgacgtataatatctaaggacgggctaatggggcactaaaaatggtactagttcagcggtgctactcacgaattccagccaatcgtgcagtctaacgcaactagttgcgaccaatagcgcgcgtaatgcgaactcgtcaaccaatcgtgcgcgtgatgcgaactcatcaaccaatcgcgttgtagcgatttcacaccgctgtactggcccctgtcatgcctcattattattgcccgtaaagccagtccctagatatctatgtcaatgcgaGTAACccattaaggcccacttgcacatTGTACTCGTAACCATGGAAACtctgtttaaccggttaaccccgggttagtggaatggtgcaagtgggcctaaataTCTCCGGAAATTGAATGtatcattataaaaacaaaccaTTGTCAGTGAGTAGCATTTAGCATTTGAGGCTCGCCATTAAAccatattacctacctatgattTTAGATCGAGCTGGACTGACACACCTGAAGAAAAGGCTCGAAAAAAAGCTGGTGTGGAAAAGGAAGAAGATCCTGATGTAGTTCTACAGAGAGAGGCGAGGTCGCGCCAGCTGGCCAGCAGAGACGATGAACAAGAGAAGGCTGTAAAGTAAGAGTTTACTTGCAATCTTTGTGAATCTTGGTATAGCAAATGCGTGCCatgcatatacataaatatatataagcAAACATTGCGACTACAGTATATGACTGtcttacatatatataatactCGTACACCGTGGGATCGAGTAACCCGACAGACTATAACCACGCATTCCTGGGTCATAACTGTCATAAGGAGCAAAGTGTTATTATGACTATTCGTCAAATTCggataaataaaattgtgtgtgtgtatgtgtgtgttctCTGCACACGACACGTTATTTCTTTTCACATCCAGgcgaaaaaatatatacaatgaaTAAGATTTTTATAAATGTACTGTTAAATTTTGCGAGTTTCCTTTCCACACGGCGAAGATACTATCTTATTCTTATactaaacaagcaattcttgtttatttatttatttatttatatatatatttcggctatctcagaaacggctctaacaatatcgatgaaatttggaataTGGGGGTTTcaggggcaaaaaatcgatctagctaggtcttatctctgggaaaacgctcatttttgagtttttatacatatgtataaaaactcccagatattaatatatCACTCACTATAGTCACTATACAGTGtatgggcatagagaaatatagtaagacaagagtgctcactccatacatcagttcagactattaatttcagtgtctagcatcgagtagcggaactatcagtactgctacatctattgtcaagtagcagtactgatagttccgctactcgatactagatgctaatagtctttttggtactaaaactgatcagggatgttgcggatgcagattttttgacatccgcggacgcggatgcggatatttaaaggctcacatccgcggatgcggatgcggatgtcaagattaggtacttagaaaacgtcaaatattacatttgtagtcttcttttatttaaaaaaaacgaaacgtttagtatttgagcaagaatataggtgcgttatatttaataaacagtaactacgccgacttttctggatctagacgatttcgttataggtaatgacgaaattacctagcacttacgccgccgctaagacgttcctgtaccaacttgttcgacatccgcatccgcatcagctccgcatcgattttatgcggatgcggatgttgaaaataatgcggatgttccgcgtttgcggatgcggatgcggatgttcgcaacatccctgaaacTGATGTACTCCATAcatgagcactctatgtatttttttctctatggtatgggCTATCATAGGCGGCTAAGATACTATATTCCCAACCCACTCACTTccatatcaaatttctattttttttttccttttcattGTCTTCATGTATAAGTttgtaatttgtgttaaatattaattagctaCTGAATCACATTTTGACACTGCCTTTACTGTTCTGAGCTATCTTCTTGCCCTGggctccacggaagaccagcgctatagcatatatattatgttagagcatatgctgagtggtgtccatttgtagcctctatagcagcatcaatacaacgattattattgcatgttagtttaagctactaatagttttaactgtttagtgtataagatctttcttaaatttatatgtgtggtaatgtatgtagatggtttttgcaataaacgtttttctattctattctattctatatattttcatagaagTATCATAAGCTATCGAGTGGTatggaaattttatgttaagatGCCTAGCGATGCAAGATATATCTTCACATGCTATCTTAAGATACAAAATATATCGCAAGGCCTTCATACGAACATGATACAAACGACAAGGATACAATAATATTACACTATCTTAAGATATCGAGCGGATATATTGTCATAGCTTAACAGTGTGTGATAAATATAATAAGGGctataagtataatattttatatccaGGCATCTTAAGATAAAATGTTATAGTTATAGTACCTTCACCGTGTGTGACGCCCTTTACAGACACAAATCTTCACAAGAATTGCCGTTGCCTCTAAAAGAAGGATTGTTtaccctttttctaatgctaaaataaaCGAAGTAGATACACCtaatattttgaaaaattaTAGCATATTAAAAACAACTAATGTTCttaccgttttttttttgttatagaaAACATAAGAAGAGGCACAAGAGAGATGAGTCTTTACTTGAGATGcatgaaaagaaaataaaaaagaagaagaaggtgAGTGGTGCTGTGTTGTGAGTTTCAATAGGTACATAGTTAGGTTTTACTCTTAACTTTACTTGCTCGTATACATGACTGCGTCAGAAGGAATGACCTTCAATTGTCGTGACTTCTAACGTATCTTCATACAATTCCCGCTAATTAATTACGTCCGCGTCGAACCCAATCTCATTCAAACCCCGATTTCGTGCTTATATTGCGGATGAAACGGATCGGAATTGTATTTGTATTCTCCCAAAGGCGTctatgtatatgacaccgtaaaattgtaaacactcgttagtttataatctcgcttgTTAAAGTATAAACTGACGGTatggagattataaactaacgtaacctacgttagattgtaaactaacgggttcacaatcttacggtgtcatatacctATTCCGCTCACTATCAGGTGTCACTTACTGTTTTTATGCTTGGTGGTAGGAACCTGATATAAGTATCTACCCTCGTCATTTTCGTGTTAATACGAAATAATTGCTGAAATATATGCGCACTaacatgcgagtacgagcgagatgcatagaaagttaaattacgttctcggtggcgtttatgtcaatgccaaactggtggtagccacactgtgTGTTAGTTGAGATCTTTGGCAGTCAAAGGGTTAAAATCGTTCGAAAAGTAATTGATATGCAAACGTGCAAAGAAAAATGCAgtctgcattttttttttaatggaaactttttaattatttaaattatatgttGTATTTTGCTGTGCACATATATTGTTCGCTATGGCGATTTATTTCATGGTTTAGGTTTACGTAATGAGGTTGCGTCTCTTTCGTTTGCCATGGAAAAAGATGCATACGAATGTTTGGGCAAATACCTATCGATAGCAACCACGAACTATAAGCACTACGTTGCCCTGTAAATtacgttttttttaggattagataAAGTGTAAACAAActtaatgtgtatttttattgctaacgcttttaaaaaatagtaactaTTATGAAACCAAAattaatgtacagtcagcagcagaagttgctaagcgggcgaggtgttcaaaattaccttgatacgctcttattctcttaacaataaagtcgcgtcaagatcatttgaacacctcgcccgcttagcaacttctgctgctgactgtacctaaatgaTCATAATGCTATTATAATTGTGATTCAaaggtgtttttcaataaagaaACACGGTAAGAGgttaaatgtttaaataaaacgaaatataGGTATTCATAGTAAAAGGTGTGTGTGGTGGTATGAAGCCCGTACTTCTATAACGAGTTTTAAGTACATTGCGTTTTTTTCCAGAAAGCTGACAAAGAAGAAAAACAGGAGCGGCGGCCGTTCAGCCGCGACGTTGACTTGCAGGTGAACCGCTTCGACGAGGCGCAGAAGAAGTCCGTCATCAAAAAAGCTCAACTCCTGGATTCGAGATTCTCTCGCGGAGAAGCCAAGTACTTGTAACTTGCTACTGATGTGCTGTTAGAAAGTTTACGAATTGCGAAAATTTACAGACGAAAAAATCTCATCgcatataataaaatagggaacATTATTTCCCATTTCTAAATAGCTTCCTTCGttatttgtgatatttttcgAAAGTTTTCAAAATTTTTGGAAACTCGGCAACTTGCACATTAGTACTTTTAACATCCCTAAGTATTTCATTCAAACGTGAATCGAATGCGttatttgatgtttttttaaacacgtaacaattatgaattatATAATAGGATATTATTAAcgcaaaataatttttttaaagccttagtTTACGCAATTTTAAAAGAATATGTCAATGAAATAACTTGTACTAGATTAGAGATATAATGTTACGTTTTGCGATATTTGCGTAGTATTGTTTTTAAGTATACATCGATGTATTTTTAAAAGGAACATGGTAAATGGTCttttaaaaaagtttatttatttaacctttattaTACTTCACATGaatttaggtatgtatataaatGGCGAGTAGGCAGTGTTATGATGATGAGTAATACAGACTCGAGTGTCCGAAAGATAAGTACACGGGAGCCTTTTATTTGTGGTTGTGTTAGGTAACGTAAATCGTTCGTGAAATGATTCTCCCGTGTCGTTAACTTTCGGAAACAGCAAAGACAAATGAGGGACGTTAGATTGACACGGGGGCCCCGGTGACGGGGCTGGAGGCCGCAGGGCTTGACGTGGACACGGCGGAGGCGCACGTTTTCGGTTTGGAGTTCTCGCAGCACAGCGCCTCTTCAGCCGTCATGTTCGCGGGCACCCACGGACCGTCGCAGATCTTGTAGAATACGGAGAGCtttaatgcaaaatacaaacaaCATTAGTTTATAACGTCACTGGAAGTTGGGTAGGCACTTATTATTCGTCCCATTCGCTTCTTTGACCTCTCTCTCTAAATTGTGAAACCAATATATGTCAtttagggattgctcccggtactgagtttgtatggcgagaaccgggaattcccgggaatccCTAATGTCATTGTCGGTCATAATATTTCAATAGTTACGAGTGCCTCCTAATTTAGTATTATGAAGCTGTGTGGCTCCGATTCGTACATTGTGAGGTAACTCTGATCGTCGAAAGTTTATGTTTGACACAAAACATGGCgtcgtacagcgccatcttttCTTATGATATTGGAGACAAACTAACAGACGAATCACCTGATGATAAGtcattaccgtcgcccatggacacccgcaacaccagagggattgcaagtgcgttgccggcctttaagatgggagtaagATCTTGtgttgaaggtcgtatcggaaTACCGCAAGtttattccacagtttagctgtgtgagcttggaagtttctggagaagcGCACAGTTGAGGAATGCCATCTAGTCAGCTGCCAAACTCAGGAGCACAATTTCTAGACTTCACACTACTACAATCAACACCTAACTTTTTGTtatatgagtaaataatttagGATTTAATTACATTAAATCTACTGTAGCTTATATTGACTGTAGCTTTAAGTTACCCTCGTTCACAGTAGGTACTGAGTGTTAAAGGAAACTATGTAGGTGGTTAATATAATGAATGACCCAACCTTGAGTTCGTCGCAGGCCTTGATCCGGTTGCACAGCACCTCGGGCCCCTTGGCCCGGGTGGCGGTGGCGAGCGCCACGCACAGGTTGCCGCAGCTGGTGTTGCCCGCGGCGCCGCACTCCACCGTCAGCCCGGGCGAGTGCGCCAGCAGCGGCGCGGACCCGCTGCGCGAGTCGAACCCGCCGCACGTACAGTTGCCCTTCAACGGCTCTGGTAAGCCCGTTGTACTTCTATAACGAGTTTTAAGTTCATGAAATTAGAATTACGCGAAACGCGCTGTAGGCTATGTTATATCTCGAGCCCTAGGAGCCGCCTATTTCTCGTACGGATCGGTGTAAAATGGAATTGGAGCACTTAGGGAAAAGTCGGGAAAATAGATTGCGGATAATCGACCGGCTGCCACTCCTTGTAAAAGAATGACTTATCTTAGGCACTAAACCAGGTCGGTTGGCAGTGAAAATGCAGAGAAACACTAAACCAAACCAAACGTTGGTTCTTAATGTTGAATATTtcgcaaatatttatatttaggaaTTGTCATCGAGGGTAAATTTGAATCTAgtggccatttttagggttccgtacccaaagggtaaaaacggaaccctattactaagactccgctgtccgtccgtccgtccgtccgtccgtccgtccgtctgtcaccaggctgtatctcacgaaccgtgatagctagacaattgaaattttcacagatgatgtatttctgttgccactataacaacaaatactaaaaacagaataaaataaagatttaactggggctcccatacaacaaacgtgatttttgaccgaagttaagcaacgtcgggcggggtcagtacttggatgggtgaccgttttttttgcttgttttgctctattttttgttgatggtgcggaaccctccgtgcgcgagtccgactcgcacttggccggtttttgaaaataacaaaatgtTGACATTACCCCACAGCTTTGTCTTCGGGGAAGGCGAATGCGATCCCGACCAATAAAATAAGGCAGGCGTCGCACAGAAACATGTTGACCGAGGACATGGTGGCGGCGGCACTGCAGGACAGGCACTGCCGAGTGCCGCCGCGCACTGCCTTTATAACCGCCCCACACCGCGCATTCGATACCTTACGCCGGAGTAACACTAACACTCATTGTGAACACTAATGATCAGAAACGAAAGAATAATAAGGATTGCAAACATCCGTCCGAGATCCTTCTAAGGAACATCTATCTCCGCTTGTATTTATTGGCCTTAGAACTATTAACCTATACCTATTGGCTACCTCTACTTACTGATATTCAAAATTGCAGTTTGCTCTATCTGGAGACCATATTCCCTCGATGCCGTGTGCACTAAGAGTGCAGCAAGCCATAAAGTttgcaaataataataattaaaaaacgtGTAGTGTAGTCCACGCCATCTGATCACTCTGATCAGTGATCACCTTTGTCAATTATTATTTCAAGCCTCACCCCCATGAGCTACGATCCGCCCttgtatattatatgttacTACATATCTATCTCTATACATTTATAGAGGTATCTAGTAGCAATTTCGGTCCAGTACAAGCGGAAGCCTCTTTTTTATTTACGAATGAAGTTAAAAGTCTTAATTATTCTACTCGTCTTTAACATCATATCACGAAAGACCAGTCATCGTAAAGTTTGTGGCATTTTCTATGCAACGTACCTAGTGGAGTTAAGGAATTGAACCACCTTCACAAAACAGTTTGAAATGCCATCATATTATGGTGTTCAGTTCATCTACAGTTCCTTGTTATGCTTTCCGAAAGCAAATAGGTATACTTATTCTAATATTATAGTGGTATAATAATTCGAGAAGTAGATGTGCGTACAGTGCCGGATTAAGGTATTTTGGTGCCCTAAGCATTTCTAGACCATGGTGCCCTCTCCCTAGGGTCATCAAGATTACATTGAATTTTCTTGGTAAATTGAGTGACGGTCATTTTCAATCCGTCACATCATTTTATCACGGAAATTGACAGTGCTGCAGCAGTAACTTTGCAACAGGAATGCTgctgcagtcgccatccgaatgtcacccctCTCAAAGTTGACTGCACTACatattagtataaaacaaaatagcttcccgctgtctgtctgtccctatgtatgcttagatctttaaaactacgcaacggattttgatggagGGAGACAAGAGGAAGGTGTATATTTGTTAACTCGTGTgaatccggggcgggtcgctagtaacctTTAGAATGATAttgaaaacgcgagcgtagcgagcgcgaaattttttcgaTAGAAAAAACGCAATTCGATAGACAATTGTACATTTTTACTGGACGAGGCCGAAGGCTCCGCATAAGGCTGGACGTCCCGAGCGTCCGACCGCGGCGCGTTATCATACCAACCAATGGCGAAGTGTGAGCTAGGCAGAAAGCCCAGCTGCTAGAGAGGAAAGCTAAAGCTTGGACTTGGATCAAGCCCAAGTGTAATTGAGGCAGAAAATAGACTTTGGCGTAAGGTGGAAGGCCTCGCATAAGACATAACGCCGAACTGCAAAAGAGTGGCTTGAAAACGAATCTATAATCTATGTAATCACGGCTCTCCTAGTGCTCGCTCTTTGGCATCACTCGAAAGCGCGACTTGATAGGATAGTTTTCGGCTTCGGCGGGGCCCCTTATAACACTTTGACAATTTAGGTCGCAGGATCGCGGCTATGCTATGCAGCAACTTGGCCTGGCCGACAAATCTGGCGTGCAAGAGAGCAAAATTCGCTATATAATCGGTAATCTATGTCGAAAAAATCGGCTGGCCGCAAGCCCGACGGCAAGATTTTTTTGGCCATGAGCTTGAGGGCCTCCGTGTATGGTCAAATGTCTACGATGAAGACGTTCTTACGTGCTCTCACTCTCTTACTCCTACGACCCTTCGTTATTAGATGGGTacttctcatcatcatcatcacaattttaagagcctggctcttgtcggtggagtaatcgccattctgttcttctctctgccactgttttgagctcctgatacgtcactacgttgatcttctctttggcttggtccaaaaacgcacgtcgcggccttcctctgcctctctttttttctattcttcctTCAATTACAGTCTTTATGTAAGTATCGTGCCGTATCAGGTGCCCCAACATGCTTCCCCTTCTGTTCTCAATCGTTTTCAGCAAGGATCTCTTTTCCCCTACCAAATCCAATACTTCGGTATTTGTTTTCCTCTCTTTCCAGCTTATACCTTCCATTCTTCTCCATGTCCACATTTCAAAAGCGTTCAATCTGTCCCTATCACGCTGGGTTAATGTCCACGTTTCGCTTCCGTATAACGCTATACTCCAGACGTAGGTCTTGATAAATCGCTTTCTTATATCTCGGGATATCTTCGCTTTGAATAGGTGTTTTTTGGTGTTGAAAGCTTTTTTAGCTATGGCTATACGTGTGATGATATCCGAAGTGCATCTGGAGTTACATGTTATAATGGGTACTTCTACACGTACAAAAAGTTTCATATTGtaggcaatgatttataactcaagataggttataggcgttccaaaattgaagcgcttaacttgtgacaaattggacaagtttcctttagacgcggctggacaaacgagaaatgtgcacgtactaacgagctcccgcacaccgaaagagaaagggacgaccttatgtttatcaacgagtgtgacaaagatggatgtaatgagaaaactaatcaataataacagatttcttcgtaggcacagaaataaatatggaagtattttttgtgctcctcaagtatgagtataacctatctatggttatataatatcattgattgtaggtacttactccaCTAAGACTGCAATGCTAATGCAGCCTGTGCGTTTTTTTTTGCCTACGTTTTTGGTGCCCCCCTAGACGTGGTGCCCTAAGCACgtgcttgttttgcttattgGTTAATCCGGCACTGTGTGCGTACCTTTGGTGCGTACTGTAGGTGTGCATGTAATATTTAGAGAGCCTTCGGTTTCTCCAGGATCTCATCATGATTTAATGACCATCAGCTGTAAAGCCCTTGTTGAAATCGGTCCAGCCGTTTTCGCGAGATCGGGAAacatagatacataaaaaaccggccaagtgcgagtcggactcgcccctcgagggttccgtacaaatttaacttttttattctAGATAGATAGTTACAAATTTATTGATTTAGACCAAGGTTAGTCTGCaggtctgcagcgattttgttaGCCCAGGCTacgtaaatgttattttaagcgtcaaccttctatgaaattatgacattaccttctacctacctataaataacaCAGCCTGGGCtaacaaaatcgctgcagacttatcttggtctaactctagttttctgatttttccctgtatttgtagtgtttaacccccttattcataaaactttacgggcctgatttagttaaattatgttttatccctttcttacaaatacataagtcaaaatgacagataaagacatacgattcatagctaattcaagCCATACATAAGTAGATATTACTTGCTAAATTTCATGCTTCTATTAGgttaatagagtctgtgtggaaagagaagagtcgtgaaatgtatgggatccaatacattctatgactcttctctttccgcataaaCTCTACCCTATAAATATTGATTCCCTTGGgagtgtcgaaatatacgtttCTTGCGGCATAACacttttttcacagcttcaaggggCTGTAGACTtgagtatatataatatatatatataccattGGTTGgtggtaaacaaaaataaactataggAGTCCAAACCAGTGTCCAAACTGTCTTCGttagagttcgctaaattttattgtatggaaagtttcatagtaaacagcCGCGGCGCGCCGAGTGTCGTTGACCAGTCTGTCAAGTTGAGGATGGTGCAACGGGCACTTAAGACTCTTAGAATCGATGGTTAAATTCGGACGGATTATTATTGTACGGTGTATAATCGAGACTTGGGTAGTAACTGTAGTTGCACAAATTAACAGGTGTAATTATTGCATTGGCTcactacctaagtacctacatgttttcGTTCCATACGAGCCGAGAACGTGTTATGATTACACTTGCCAGTCGGTACAATAAGCTATTTCTGCACTTGTGTAAGTAATTCGATGGTAACATGCGACGCCTGGATAGTATTACGTTGGAGACCATTATTCCCCTAATGGTATTTAGACCGACTTGTGGACCTGTTTTGGTAATCCAGCACGATCGTTATAATTATTGTCCGACATAACGCAATCCGATCCTGAATATGTTAAAactttagtacagtcagcagcagaagttgctaagctggcgaggagttcaaaattaccttgtcaCGACACTCTTATTCTTCTAACAATAAAATCGCattaagataattttgaacacctggccccgcttagcaacttctgctgctgactgtactgtaaaATGGTTCTACTTAGCCACACTTACCTCCCTTGTGGGTATAATTATGTTACAATTTATGTTACAATCCTGTAATTGTACATTGTGCAACGACCGGTAAGAGAAATTTTGCTAACGAGGTCTTTATATTCACAACAGCCACAGGCTGGTGTGAATTAAAaactcgagtttgcaatatcttacccccggagttacacacaatgatTTTAATCACACTTACGAGGCAAAAACTAAATTGAAGCGATATAATTGATTGGTTAGGCATCGCTGGCacggcataaaaatattttaaactgctatttaat
This genomic window from Cydia amplana chromosome Z, ilCydAmpl1.1, whole genome shotgun sequence contains:
- the LOC134661395 gene encoding uncharacterized protein LOC134661395 is translated as MSSVNMFLCDACLILLVGIAFAFPEDKAVGSTTGLPEPLKGNCTCGGFDSRSGSAPLLAHSPGLTVECGAAGNTSCGNLCVALATATRAKGPEVLCNRIKACDELKLSVFYKICDGPWVPANMTAEEALCCENSKPKTCASAVSTSSPAASSPVTGAPVSI